The following are encoded together in the Euwallacea fornicatus isolate EFF26 chromosome 11, ASM4011564v1, whole genome shotgun sequence genome:
- the vari gene encoding protein PALS2 isoform X4 encodes MTNDAIRMVGVRKKNGEPLGLTVQVDDKDNLVIARIMEGGMIEKQGLLHVGDVILEVNGNSVKTPEDLQVEVAKSRDSVTLKVGNSQVNEITHSSIVANVVNGVTKKLTVSCFQTHKPLYKSSTIQCYMRALFEYSPEEDSLLPCKEIGLAFDRGDILQIVDQRDPNWWQAKKVGGDNRTGLIPSMELEERRKAYVPPENDFVHKISICGARISRKKKKIIYQSKSNCDFDKAELLLYEEVTKMPPFKRKTLVLIGTQGVGRRTLKNRLINSDPEKFAGVIPYTTRPQRVLEENGQTYWFTDREQMEEDIKNNRFLEYGEYNGHLYGTHLDSIREIIKQGKMCILDCSPMSLKILHNSSEFLPYVIFIAAPGMEQLKSLYDISKSNQNLRYSSRNLTFDRQSSIRYSSRRARTLESLASLYEEEDLKRTLEDSASMQRTYDKYIDQVITNNDFDVTFRQIVEALDALTTEHQWVPVNWIY; translated from the exons ATGACGAACGACGCCATTAGGATGGTCGGGGTCAGGAAAAAGAATGGTGAACCTTTAGGCCTCACC GTGCAAGTGGACGACAAGGATAATCTCGTAATCGCCCGAATTATGGAGGGAGGAATGATAGAGAAGCAGGGGTTGCTGCATGTTGGAGACGTAATCCTCGAGGTCAATGGGAATTCTGTAAAGACCCCCGAAGATCTACAAGTGGAGGTGGCCAAAAGCAGGGATTCAGTAACCCTCAAAGTGGGTAATTCACAGGTCAACGAAATAACTCATTCTTCCATCGTTGCCAACGTAGTAAACGGAGTCACCAAGAAGCTCACGGTAAGTTGCTTTCAGACTCACAAACCCCTTTATAAATCGTCTACCATTCAGTGCTACATGAGGGCTCTTTTTGAGTACAGCCCTGAAGAAGACAGCCTGCTCCCCTGCAAGGAAATAGGGCTGGCCTTTGATCGAGGAGATATCCTTCAGATTGTAGACCAACGAGACCCTAACTGGTGGCAAGCCAAAAAGGTCGGCGGAGACAATAGGACAGGCCTCATCCCGTCAATGGAATTGGAAGAGAGGCGTAAGGCATACGTGCCCCCCGAAAACGACTTTGTCCACAAAATCAGCATATGCGGTGCTAGAATATCTcgtaaaaagaaaaagatcaTTTACCAGTCAAAGAGCAACTGCGATTTCGACAAGGCTGAGCTATTGTTGTACGAAGAAGTCACAAAGATGCCCCCCTTCAAGCGAAAAACACTAGTGCTAATCGGAACTCAAGGGGTGGGAAGGAGAACCCTTAAAAATCGCCTAATCAACAGTGACCCCGAAAAATTTGCTGGAGTCATTCCCT ATACCACAAGGCCTCAAAGAGTCCTCGAAGAAAACGGGCAAACCTATTGGTTTACCGATAGAGAGCAAATGGAAGAAGACATTAAGAACAATAGATTCCTCGAATATGGCGAGTACAACGGTCACTTATATGGGACTCATTTGGATTCAATTAGAGAAATCATTAAACAA GGCAAGATGTGCATACTGGACTGCAGCCCAATGTCCCTAAAAATATTGCACAATAGCTCGGAATTTCTGCCTTACGTTATATTCATTGCTGCCCCCGGTATGGAGCAACTGAAGAGCTTGTATGATATATCGAAGAGCAATCAAAACTTGAGATATTCGAGCAGAAATTTAACG TTTGACAGACAAAGCTCGATTCGCTACAGTTCGAGAAGAGCCAGGACTTTGGAATCGTTGGCTTCTTTGTACGAG GAAGAAGACTTGAAGCGGACTTTAGAAGACAGTGCCAGCATGCAGCGAACTTACGACAAATATATCGATCAAGTCATAACCAACAACGATTTCGATGTGACTTTTCGGCAAATCGTTGAGGCACTGGACGCGTTGACCACGGAACATCAATGGGTACCTGTCAATTGGATCTATTAA
- the vari gene encoding protein PALS2 isoform X2, with protein sequence MVRFGKNGECQERRELLQSLKEMSLEPNGKHHHINNDNEAFQHVQEELDGKDAINETDLIFLKGLMDSPVLHNLAKLQDRLEEKPPVLSPPETLNSLDIQKDIYIRCSRSWNRDARELADIVNKPQFRALLDSHDQIADLTKNPKPNRKSDPPKLFPNGMTNDAIRMVGVRKKNGEPLGLTVQVDDKDNLVIARIMEGGMIEKQGLLHVGDVILEVNGNSVKTPEDLQVEVAKSRDSVTLKVGNSQVNEITHSSIVANVVNGVTKKLTCYMRALFEYSPEEDSLLPCKEIGLAFDRGDILQIVDQRDPNWWQAKKVGGDNRTGLIPSMELEERRKAYVPPENDFVHKISICGARISRKKKKIIYQSKSNCDFDKAELLLYEEVTKMPPFKRKTLVLIGTQGVGRRTLKNRLINSDPEKFAGVIPYTTRPQRVLEENGQTYWFTDREQMEEDIKNNRFLEYGEYNGHLYGTHLDSIREIIKQGKMCILDCSPMSLKILHNSSEFLPYVIFIAAPGMEQLKSLYDISKSNQNLRYSSRNLTFDRQSSIRYSSRRARTLESLASLYEEEDLKRTLEDSASMQRTYDKYIDQVITNNDFDVTFRQIVEALDALTTEHQWVPVNWIY encoded by the exons ATGGTGCGTTTCGGGAAAAATGGGGAGTGTCAGGAGAGGCGAGAGCTGCTGCAGAGCCTAAAGGAGATGAGCCTGGAACCCAACGGGAAGCACCATCATATTAATAATGACAATG AGGCATTCCAGCACGTCCAAGAAGAGTTAGATGGTAAGGATGCAATCAATGAGACTGATTTAATATTCCTAAAAGGTCTGATGGACAGTCCCGTCCTGCATAACTTGGCTAAG CTCCAGGACCGTCTAGAAGAAAAACCGCCCGTCCTCTCTCCTCCTGAAACCCTAAATAGCCTAGATATCCAGAAAGATATTTACATCAGATGTAGCAGATCCTGGAATAGAGACGCCAGAGAACTAGCCGATATAGTCAACAAACCTCAATTCAG GGCTTTGCTGGACAGCCACGATCAAATCGCGGATTTGACGAAAAACCCGAAACCCAACAGGAAGAGTGATCCCCCTAAGTTATTCCCCAACGGGATGACGAACGACGCCATTAGGATGGTCGGGGTCAGGAAAAAGAATGGTGAACCTTTAGGCCTCACC GTGCAAGTGGACGACAAGGATAATCTCGTAATCGCCCGAATTATGGAGGGAGGAATGATAGAGAAGCAGGGGTTGCTGCATGTTGGAGACGTAATCCTCGAGGTCAATGGGAATTCTGTAAAGACCCCCGAAGATCTACAAGTGGAGGTGGCCAAAAGCAGGGATTCAGTAACCCTCAAAGTGGGTAATTCACAGGTCAACGAAATAACTCATTCTTCCATCGTTGCCAACGTAGTAAACGGAGTCACCAAGAAGCTCACG TGCTACATGAGGGCTCTTTTTGAGTACAGCCCTGAAGAAGACAGCCTGCTCCCCTGCAAGGAAATAGGGCTGGCCTTTGATCGAGGAGATATCCTTCAGATTGTAGACCAACGAGACCCTAACTGGTGGCAAGCCAAAAAGGTCGGCGGAGACAATAGGACAGGCCTCATCCCGTCAATGGAATTGGAAGAGAGGCGTAAGGCATACGTGCCCCCCGAAAACGACTTTGTCCACAAAATCAGCATATGCGGTGCTAGAATATCTcgtaaaaagaaaaagatcaTTTACCAGTCAAAGAGCAACTGCGATTTCGACAAGGCTGAGCTATTGTTGTACGAAGAAGTCACAAAGATGCCCCCCTTCAAGCGAAAAACACTAGTGCTAATCGGAACTCAAGGGGTGGGAAGGAGAACCCTTAAAAATCGCCTAATCAACAGTGACCCCGAAAAATTTGCTGGAGTCATTCCCT ATACCACAAGGCCTCAAAGAGTCCTCGAAGAAAACGGGCAAACCTATTGGTTTACCGATAGAGAGCAAATGGAAGAAGACATTAAGAACAATAGATTCCTCGAATATGGCGAGTACAACGGTCACTTATATGGGACTCATTTGGATTCAATTAGAGAAATCATTAAACAA GGCAAGATGTGCATACTGGACTGCAGCCCAATGTCCCTAAAAATATTGCACAATAGCTCGGAATTTCTGCCTTACGTTATATTCATTGCTGCCCCCGGTATGGAGCAACTGAAGAGCTTGTATGATATATCGAAGAGCAATCAAAACTTGAGATATTCGAGCAGAAATTTAACG TTTGACAGACAAAGCTCGATTCGCTACAGTTCGAGAAGAGCCAGGACTTTGGAATCGTTGGCTTCTTTGTACGAG GAAGAAGACTTGAAGCGGACTTTAGAAGACAGTGCCAGCATGCAGCGAACTTACGACAAATATATCGATCAAGTCATAACCAACAACGATTTCGATGTGACTTTTCGGCAAATCGTTGAGGCACTGGACGCGTTGACCACGGAACATCAATGGGTACCTGTCAATTGGATCTATTAA
- the vari gene encoding protein PALS2 isoform X3 gives MVRFGKNGECQERRELLQSLKEMSLEPNGKHHHINNDNEAFQHVQEELDGKDAINETDLIFLKGLMDSPVLHNLAKLQDRLEEKPPVLSPPETLNSLDIQKDIYIRCSRSWNRDARELADIVNKPQFRALLDSHDQIADLTKNPKPNRKSDPPKLFPNGMTNDAIRMVGVRKKNGEPLGLTVQVDDKDNLVIARIMEGGMIEKQGLLHVGDVILEVNGNSVKTPEDLQVEVAKSRDSVTLKVGNSQVNEITHSSIVANVVNGVTKKLTVSCFQTHKPLYKSSTIQCYMRALFEYSPEEDSLLPCKEIGLAFDRGDILQIVDQRDPNWWQAKKVGGDNRTGLIPSMELEERRKAYVPPENDFVHKISICGARISRKKKKIIYQSKSNCDFDKAELLLYEEVTKMPPFKRKTLVLIGTQGVGRRTLKNRLINSDPEKFAGVIPYTTRPQRVLEENGQTYWFTDREQMEEDIKNNRFLEYGEYNGHLYGTHLDSIREIIKQGKMCILDCSPMSLKILHNSSEFLPYVIFIAAPGMEQLKSLYDISKSNQNLRYSSRNLTEEDLKRTLEDSASMQRTYDKYIDQVITNNDFDVTFRQIVEALDALTTEHQWVPVNWIY, from the exons ATGGTGCGTTTCGGGAAAAATGGGGAGTGTCAGGAGAGGCGAGAGCTGCTGCAGAGCCTAAAGGAGATGAGCCTGGAACCCAACGGGAAGCACCATCATATTAATAATGACAATG AGGCATTCCAGCACGTCCAAGAAGAGTTAGATGGTAAGGATGCAATCAATGAGACTGATTTAATATTCCTAAAAGGTCTGATGGACAGTCCCGTCCTGCATAACTTGGCTAAG CTCCAGGACCGTCTAGAAGAAAAACCGCCCGTCCTCTCTCCTCCTGAAACCCTAAATAGCCTAGATATCCAGAAAGATATTTACATCAGATGTAGCAGATCCTGGAATAGAGACGCCAGAGAACTAGCCGATATAGTCAACAAACCTCAATTCAG GGCTTTGCTGGACAGCCACGATCAAATCGCGGATTTGACGAAAAACCCGAAACCCAACAGGAAGAGTGATCCCCCTAAGTTATTCCCCAACGGGATGACGAACGACGCCATTAGGATGGTCGGGGTCAGGAAAAAGAATGGTGAACCTTTAGGCCTCACC GTGCAAGTGGACGACAAGGATAATCTCGTAATCGCCCGAATTATGGAGGGAGGAATGATAGAGAAGCAGGGGTTGCTGCATGTTGGAGACGTAATCCTCGAGGTCAATGGGAATTCTGTAAAGACCCCCGAAGATCTACAAGTGGAGGTGGCCAAAAGCAGGGATTCAGTAACCCTCAAAGTGGGTAATTCACAGGTCAACGAAATAACTCATTCTTCCATCGTTGCCAACGTAGTAAACGGAGTCACCAAGAAGCTCACGGTAAGTTGCTTTCAGACTCACAAACCCCTTTATAAATCGTCTACCATTCAGTGCTACATGAGGGCTCTTTTTGAGTACAGCCCTGAAGAAGACAGCCTGCTCCCCTGCAAGGAAATAGGGCTGGCCTTTGATCGAGGAGATATCCTTCAGATTGTAGACCAACGAGACCCTAACTGGTGGCAAGCCAAAAAGGTCGGCGGAGACAATAGGACAGGCCTCATCCCGTCAATGGAATTGGAAGAGAGGCGTAAGGCATACGTGCCCCCCGAAAACGACTTTGTCCACAAAATCAGCATATGCGGTGCTAGAATATCTcgtaaaaagaaaaagatcaTTTACCAGTCAAAGAGCAACTGCGATTTCGACAAGGCTGAGCTATTGTTGTACGAAGAAGTCACAAAGATGCCCCCCTTCAAGCGAAAAACACTAGTGCTAATCGGAACTCAAGGGGTGGGAAGGAGAACCCTTAAAAATCGCCTAATCAACAGTGACCCCGAAAAATTTGCTGGAGTCATTCCCT ATACCACAAGGCCTCAAAGAGTCCTCGAAGAAAACGGGCAAACCTATTGGTTTACCGATAGAGAGCAAATGGAAGAAGACATTAAGAACAATAGATTCCTCGAATATGGCGAGTACAACGGTCACTTATATGGGACTCATTTGGATTCAATTAGAGAAATCATTAAACAA GGCAAGATGTGCATACTGGACTGCAGCCCAATGTCCCTAAAAATATTGCACAATAGCTCGGAATTTCTGCCTTACGTTATATTCATTGCTGCCCCCGGTATGGAGCAACTGAAGAGCTTGTATGATATATCGAAGAGCAATCAAAACTTGAGATATTCGAGCAGAAATTTAACG GAAGAAGACTTGAAGCGGACTTTAGAAGACAGTGCCAGCATGCAGCGAACTTACGACAAATATATCGATCAAGTCATAACCAACAACGATTTCGATGTGACTTTTCGGCAAATCGTTGAGGCACTGGACGCGTTGACCACGGAACATCAATGGGTACCTGTCAATTGGATCTATTAA
- the LOC136342082 gene encoding ADP-ribosylation factor-like protein 2-binding protein, whose translation MATFCHYWLTPFNPFAHSSHFKSTFISHRIDQCLPKYRMKMTEIGCGFDISHYCTERSERNFAQIVGCIENTIISEDFLEIQSKFLEQYYREFVEDEENRLVYMDIFKKYLDSVEKHIEEQLIRHIPGFDIRKFEKELEAKSNELDGAIYEMLSTFWDFHTFKQMFLEYRKMKEGKAPDFSQGILVTKCNLNLDA comes from the exons ATGGCAACGTTTTGTCATTATTGGTTGACGCCTTTCAACCCTTTCGCCCATTCGTCACACTTTAAAAGTACCTTCATCAGCCATCGCATTGACCAGTGCCTTCCCAAATACCGAATGAAAATGACTGAAATAGGCT GTGGTTTCGATATATCTCATTACTGCACTGAAAGGTCCGAACGCAACTTCGCCCAAATTGTCGGATGCATCGAGAACACCATCATCAGCGAagatttcctggaaattcagaGCAAATTCCTGGAACAATACTACCGGGAGTTTGTGGAGGATGAGGAGAATCGGCTGGTTTATAtggacatattcaaaaagtaCCTGGACTCGGTGGAGAAGCACATAGAGGAACAGCTGATAAGGCATATTCCAGGATTCGACATTAGGAAATTTGAGAAAGAATTGGAGGCGAAGTCCAATGAGTTGGACGGAGCGATTTATGAGATGTTGTCCACTTTTTGGGACTTTCACACGTTCAAGCAAATGTTTTTGGAATATAGAAAG ATGAAGGAAGGCAAGGCCCCCGACTTTTCCCAGGGGATTTTGGTGACGAAATGCAACTTGAACCTGGATGCATGA
- the vari gene encoding protein PALS2 isoform X1 gives MVRFGKNGECQERRELLQSLKEMSLEPNGKHHHINNDNEAFQHVQEELDGKDAINETDLIFLKGLMDSPVLHNLAKLQDRLEEKPPVLSPPETLNSLDIQKDIYIRCSRSWNRDARELADIVNKPQFRALLDSHDQIADLTKNPKPNRKSDPPKLFPNGMTNDAIRMVGVRKKNGEPLGLTVQVDDKDNLVIARIMEGGMIEKQGLLHVGDVILEVNGNSVKTPEDLQVEVAKSRDSVTLKVGNSQVNEITHSSIVANVVNGVTKKLTVSCFQTHKPLYKSSTIQCYMRALFEYSPEEDSLLPCKEIGLAFDRGDILQIVDQRDPNWWQAKKVGGDNRTGLIPSMELEERRKAYVPPENDFVHKISICGARISRKKKKIIYQSKSNCDFDKAELLLYEEVTKMPPFKRKTLVLIGTQGVGRRTLKNRLINSDPEKFAGVIPYTTRPQRVLEENGQTYWFTDREQMEEDIKNNRFLEYGEYNGHLYGTHLDSIREIIKQGKMCILDCSPMSLKILHNSSEFLPYVIFIAAPGMEQLKSLYDISKSNQNLRYSSRNLTFDRQSSIRYSSRRARTLESLASLYEEEDLKRTLEDSASMQRTYDKYIDQVITNNDFDVTFRQIVEALDALTTEHQWVPVNWIY, from the exons ATGGTGCGTTTCGGGAAAAATGGGGAGTGTCAGGAGAGGCGAGAGCTGCTGCAGAGCCTAAAGGAGATGAGCCTGGAACCCAACGGGAAGCACCATCATATTAATAATGACAATG AGGCATTCCAGCACGTCCAAGAAGAGTTAGATGGTAAGGATGCAATCAATGAGACTGATTTAATATTCCTAAAAGGTCTGATGGACAGTCCCGTCCTGCATAACTTGGCTAAG CTCCAGGACCGTCTAGAAGAAAAACCGCCCGTCCTCTCTCCTCCTGAAACCCTAAATAGCCTAGATATCCAGAAAGATATTTACATCAGATGTAGCAGATCCTGGAATAGAGACGCCAGAGAACTAGCCGATATAGTCAACAAACCTCAATTCAG GGCTTTGCTGGACAGCCACGATCAAATCGCGGATTTGACGAAAAACCCGAAACCCAACAGGAAGAGTGATCCCCCTAAGTTATTCCCCAACGGGATGACGAACGACGCCATTAGGATGGTCGGGGTCAGGAAAAAGAATGGTGAACCTTTAGGCCTCACC GTGCAAGTGGACGACAAGGATAATCTCGTAATCGCCCGAATTATGGAGGGAGGAATGATAGAGAAGCAGGGGTTGCTGCATGTTGGAGACGTAATCCTCGAGGTCAATGGGAATTCTGTAAAGACCCCCGAAGATCTACAAGTGGAGGTGGCCAAAAGCAGGGATTCAGTAACCCTCAAAGTGGGTAATTCACAGGTCAACGAAATAACTCATTCTTCCATCGTTGCCAACGTAGTAAACGGAGTCACCAAGAAGCTCACGGTAAGTTGCTTTCAGACTCACAAACCCCTTTATAAATCGTCTACCATTCAGTGCTACATGAGGGCTCTTTTTGAGTACAGCCCTGAAGAAGACAGCCTGCTCCCCTGCAAGGAAATAGGGCTGGCCTTTGATCGAGGAGATATCCTTCAGATTGTAGACCAACGAGACCCTAACTGGTGGCAAGCCAAAAAGGTCGGCGGAGACAATAGGACAGGCCTCATCCCGTCAATGGAATTGGAAGAGAGGCGTAAGGCATACGTGCCCCCCGAAAACGACTTTGTCCACAAAATCAGCATATGCGGTGCTAGAATATCTcgtaaaaagaaaaagatcaTTTACCAGTCAAAGAGCAACTGCGATTTCGACAAGGCTGAGCTATTGTTGTACGAAGAAGTCACAAAGATGCCCCCCTTCAAGCGAAAAACACTAGTGCTAATCGGAACTCAAGGGGTGGGAAGGAGAACCCTTAAAAATCGCCTAATCAACAGTGACCCCGAAAAATTTGCTGGAGTCATTCCCT ATACCACAAGGCCTCAAAGAGTCCTCGAAGAAAACGGGCAAACCTATTGGTTTACCGATAGAGAGCAAATGGAAGAAGACATTAAGAACAATAGATTCCTCGAATATGGCGAGTACAACGGTCACTTATATGGGACTCATTTGGATTCAATTAGAGAAATCATTAAACAA GGCAAGATGTGCATACTGGACTGCAGCCCAATGTCCCTAAAAATATTGCACAATAGCTCGGAATTTCTGCCTTACGTTATATTCATTGCTGCCCCCGGTATGGAGCAACTGAAGAGCTTGTATGATATATCGAAGAGCAATCAAAACTTGAGATATTCGAGCAGAAATTTAACG TTTGACAGACAAAGCTCGATTCGCTACAGTTCGAGAAGAGCCAGGACTTTGGAATCGTTGGCTTCTTTGTACGAG GAAGAAGACTTGAAGCGGACTTTAGAAGACAGTGCCAGCATGCAGCGAACTTACGACAAATATATCGATCAAGTCATAACCAACAACGATTTCGATGTGACTTTTCGGCAAATCGTTGAGGCACTGGACGCGTTGACCACGGAACATCAATGGGTACCTGTCAATTGGATCTATTAA